In Lonchura striata isolate bLonStr1 chromosome 14, bLonStr1.mat, whole genome shotgun sequence, one genomic interval encodes:
- the LOC110467897 gene encoding homeobox protein CDX-1-like: MYVSYLLDKDTSMYPGSARCTSNNLPVQNFVSAPAYSDYMGYHPVPALDTHGQPAPAWGSHYGPQREDWSAYGPGPSSAVPAAHINGSSPGQGSYSSADYSALHPAAAAGLPPVDAINAQQISPNSQRHSSYEWMRKTVQSTSTGKTRTREKYRVVYTDHQRLELEKEFHYNRYITIRRKSELAANLRLSERQVKIWFQNRRAKERKLMKKKMTHFDGSSLGSLQSDSGSVSPMPVPDAQTHSEMPGSLFAAPPPPAALPMGALQHGGSLQQVVASQ, translated from the exons ATGTACGTGAGCTATCTGTTGGATAAAGACACCAGCATGTATCCGGGATCCGCAAGGTGCACCAGCAACAACCTGCCCGTGCAAAACTTCGTGTCTGCTCCAGCCTACTCCGACTACATGGGATAccaccctgtgccagccctggacACCCACGGGCAGCCGGCGCCAGCCTGGGGCTCCCACTACGGCCCCCAGCGCGAGGACTGGAGCGCCTACGGCCCAGGCCCTTCCAGCGCCGTGCCCGCTGCCCACATCAATGGCTCGTCCCCTGGCCAGGGCTCCTACAGCTCTGCTGATTACAGCGCCCTGCACCCCGCTGCTGCTGCGGGGTTACCTCCTGTAGATGCAATTAATGCCCAGCAAATCTCTCCCAACAGCCAAAGGCACAGCTCTTATGAGTGGATGAGGAAAACGGTGCAATCCACTTCCACAG GTAAAACAAGAACGAGAGAGAAGTACCGAGTGGTTTACACAGATCATCAGAGATTAGAATTAGAGAAGGAGTTTCATTACAACAGATACATTACAATCAGGAGGAAGTCTGAACTTGCTGCAAACCTAAGACTTTCCGAGAGACAG GTGAAAATCTGGTTCCAGAATCGCAGAGCCAAAGAGAGGAAattaatgaagaagaaaatgacTCACTTTGATGGCAGCAgtctgggctctctgcagagTGACTCTGGCTCCGTGAGCCCGATGCCAGTGCCTGACGCACAGACTCACTCGGAAATGCCCGGCTCTCTATtcgcagcgccgccgccgccggccgcgctGCCCATGGGCGCTTTGCAGCACGGAGGGAGCCTGCAGCAGGTGGTGGCCTCGCAGTGA